The Dunckerocampus dactyliophorus isolate RoL2022-P2 chromosome 16, RoL_Ddac_1.1, whole genome shotgun sequence genome includes a window with the following:
- the ube2g1a gene encoding ubiquitin-conjugating enzyme E2 G1a has translation MTEPQSALLLRRQLAELNKNPVEGFSAGLIEDNDLYRWEVLIIGPPDTLYEGGVFKAHLTFPKDYPLRPPKMKFITDIWHPNVDKNGDVCISILHEPGEDKYGYEKPEERWLPIHTVETIMISVISMLADPNGDSPANVDAAKEWREDRHGAFKRKVARCVRKSQETAFE, from the exons ATGACAGAGCCTCAATCAGCGCTGTTACTCAGGAGACAGCTCGCAG AGCTGAATAAAAACCCAGTAGAGGGATTCTCAGCAGGCCTGATTGAGGATAATGATCTGTACAGATGGGAAGTACTTATCATCGGTCCACCAGACACACTTTA TGAAGGTGGTGTGTTTAAAGCTCATCTGACATTTCCCAAAGACTACCCTCTCAGGCCACCTAAAATGAAATTTATCACAGATATTTGGCATCCTAATG ttgacAAGAATGGCGATgtatgtatttctattttacacGAACCCGGGGAAGACAAGTATGGCTATGAAAAACCTGAAGAGCGTTGGCTTCCCATCCATACAGTTGAAACTATCATGATTAGTGTTATCTCCATGCTGGCAGACCCAAATGGTGACTCGCCAGCTAATGTGGATGCAGCG AAAGAGTGGCGGGAGGACAGGCACGGGGCGTTTAAAAGAAAAGTGGCACGCTGTGTACGGAAAAGCCAAGAGACTGCATTTGAGTGA